The Pyrus communis chromosome 14, drPyrComm1.1, whole genome shotgun sequence sequence ACGGAAATTAGGTGGGAGGTGATGTTTTACCGACAGACTTTGGATATTTACATTTGCACTCAGAAGCAAAGGAGAACACGAAAACTGAAGCTCAAGGGTGATCATCAACCACACACCACATCTTCAGGTCTGTCAAAAACTCATCAGAAACTCAAACGGGTTTTCACCAAATCTCAtacttttaatttctttattttattttattgttcttCAAATTAGATTATTTGATGAAGGTGATAACTTGGTGGTAAATTTAGTAGCTTTGAATTTGTTATTTCAAGCATGAACTTGTGTTGTGAGAGTGAGAGGTAGTATTTCGTCTcggcttttcatttttttaacaaacgatatgaTATTTTACGCTAAATTCATGTAAACTTGGGGGAGTGGGATTTGAATTTGCGTGCATAGTGAGAAGCACGCTGTTCTAACCAACTTGGCGAAGCCGAGGTCTTCCGGTTTTCATTAAAGGTGGTTCATAGGTTGGCTGTTGAATTGTGGTGAGGAGTGGGATCTTTTAGCTCCCACAAATGCAGGAAAAAGGAGAAACCCTTTTAGTTTGAacttgttttctgtttttgtttgaatAAAGATATGGCGATGGTTTCATAATTTTAAGGTTAAATTCAAGGTCTTGATTTTTTGTTCAAACCAGAAATGAAGTTTCAGATTACTCTGAACATTTTCTTAATATAAACTGAGAGTTATAAAGCTACAGCAATGATTGAGCTGAAAATTATGCGCTCGATTCCCATATATCTGTAGGATTGTCCTCCTTTTCGACTTTACAGTTTATGCTAAAACGCCTCGAagataaaaattattttgacaACATTAGCTAGAACGTGTGGGCATCTCAAAGAGATTGCTTCAATACTTTTCACTAGAATCTTTGAAATATATTATCTTTGTTCGTCTTGATAACACTTATTGTCTTGTTACCGTTTTCTGCAGAGTATGCACTCTCTTTAATATGCCACCGTTTTCTACCAGAGTTTGCACAAACGTTTCCAAGATGGTTATGATGGATCTGCATGTTATGATGTGGTCAAGGTTCAGTCTTAAAATGACAAGAGTTGTCAGttaatttgggaaattttgtgCCAGAAAAGCTCAATAGCATTTCATTTGGTTATGATCAATCAAACGAATTGGCTATCCTGAAAATGCAAGAATCTTACAAGCATGTAATCCCGAATGTTTCTCATCCGTTCGGAGAACAGCCTGTGGAAGAGCTGGAGTCTTATTGTTGGCCTTCCTTCCAGAATGCTGACCATCAAGCCTCTGATGAGGTTATCCAAGGAACTAAGCTTTCAGTTCAAAGATTTGAACAGCACTCCACCCTTGAGTCATCCTCGGGAACCAGTGCCTACCCTGGTCGCAGTTCTGCATCAAGTTTAAATTTCTCAGGACATGGAAGTCCAGCTTCACATCCAGATTTGCATTCCTACCAGTCTGGTGGCTCTCCTGTCAACCAGTCGTGCATGTCAACTGATACGGATGACCTGGGTCACAAAATTAGGGAACTGCAAAATGCTTTGCTGGGAAATGATTCAGATGCCTTTGACGTGTACGACATCATAGATGAGGCTGGGGTGAATCAAATTTATTCAGAAGCAGAACACCGGGAGCAGATGATGTTGATGATCTCCAGAGGTGACTTGACAGAAGTGCTTTGCGCATGTGCAAAAGCATTGGCAAACAATGATATGTCAACGACTGAATGGTTGATCTCAGACCTACGTCAGATGGTGTCAGTTTCAGGTGAGCCAATCCAACGTTTAGGAGCTTACACTTTGGAAGGTCTTATTGCAAGGTTGGCCTCGTCGGGGAGTTCTATCTGTGCATCCCTAAGATGCAAGGAACCTGCCAGTGCTGAACTCCTCTCGTACATGCATATGCTTTATGAAATCTGCCCATATTTCAAGTTCGGATATATGTCAGCAAATGGGGCGATTGCAGAAGCTATGAAGGATGAAAGTAGAGTTCATATAATTGATTTTCAGGTAGCTCAAGGTACTCAGTGGATTACTTTAATCCAGGCTTTAGCTGCTCGGCCAGGAGGACCCCCACAGATTAGGATCACGGGCATAGATGATTCCGCATCAGCTTATGTTCGGGGAGGGGGACTTGGTGTTGTGGGACAGAGGTTGTCAAGGCTTGCGGAGTCATGTAAGGTACCCTTTGAGTTCCATGCTACTGGAATTTTTGGCTCCGAGGTTCAACTTGAGGACCTTGAGATTCGACCTGGCGAGGCTATTGCAGTGAATTTTGCCTTCATGCTGCACCACATGCCAGATGAGAGTGTGAGTAGTCATAATCACAGGGACCGGTTGATGAGGCTTGCTAAGAGTTTGTCACCCAAGGTGGTGACTCTTGTTGAACAAGAATCAAACA is a genomic window containing:
- the LOC137716355 gene encoding scarecrow-like protein 21, encoding MQESYKHVIPNVSHPFGEQPVEELESYCWPSFQNADHQASDEVIQGTKLSVQRFEQHSTLESSSGTSAYPGRSSASSLNFSGHGSPASHPDLHSYQSGGSPVNQSCMSTDTDDLGHKIRELQNALLGNDSDAFDVYDIIDEAGVNQIYSEAEHREQMMLMISRGDLTEVLCACAKALANNDMSTTEWLISDLRQMVSVSGEPIQRLGAYTLEGLIARLASSGSSICASLRCKEPASAELLSYMHMLYEICPYFKFGYMSANGAIAEAMKDESRVHIIDFQVAQGTQWITLIQALAARPGGPPQIRITGIDDSASAYVRGGGLGVVGQRLSRLAESCKVPFEFHATGIFGSEVQLEDLEIRPGEAIAVNFAFMLHHMPDESVSSHNHRDRLMRLAKSLSPKVVTLVEQESNTNTAPFLPRFIDTLSYFRAVFDSIDVALPREHRERINVEQHCLAREIVNIIACEGAERVERYELLSKWRSRFIMAGFSPCPLSSFVNATIKTLLQGYSEKYTLEEVDGALYLGWMNQPLVASCAWR